The Nostoc sp. 'Lobaria pulmonaria (5183) cyanobiont' genome window below encodes:
- a CDS encoding non-ribosomal peptide synthetase has translation MNRIVKTTYPLSSGQEAIWLIQQIAPENVAYNIFITAKINSYLDINVVNRVWKKIIEHYPILQSTYTIHKGKPVREINQQQEFKIEAIDASNQSEDGLKEKIFAVADRPFNLEKDAVFRVSLFTQSANKHVMMLTMHHISSDMWSVDLLFSEFRSLYTTEIEQDSQEHTETANDFLEKNKSYTEFVQWQSEMLSSSTGEKLWQYWQKKLAGDLPILNLLTDKPRPLLQTYQGVSYISKLDEQLIQKLKHLALSFGTSSYQILLTAFYVLLYRYTNQKDILIGSPIRGRKGKEFKKIIGYFVNLTVLRVSVEKNATFNELFARVSKTVREAQKYQDYPFPLLAEQLQPHRDPSRPPLCQVIFTWQAQSWCEPKENSLHIQEQVLQMEPYLLGQRGAGFDLNLMGMEAQGELQLCWQYNTDLFEAATIMRMAGHFVTLLEGIVANPQEQIWQLPLLREVEQQQLLVEWNDTFVDYPQDKCIHQLFDEQVKRTPHSIAVIFGNEQLTYHQLNCRANQLAHYLKSLGVGADVLVGLCVERSLEMVIGILGILKAGGAYLPLDPDYPTERLSFMLEDAQVTVLLTQQQTLNKLPQHQAQLVSLDTDWAVIYQSSQKNALAQPTVGSALVQADNLAYVIYTSGSTGQPKGVMLSHRNLCNHMFWMQSTFPLTEEDKVLQKTPFSFDASVWEFYAPLLVGGQLLLAQPGGHADPAYLLNLIAQQQVTTVQFVPSLLQILIEQGGLENCHSLKQIFCGGEALPVALQKRVLSNLNVNLHNLYGPTEACIDATFWTCKEGIERQVAPIGRPIANTQTYILDEYLQPLPIGVPGELHIGGAGLARGYFNRPELTKEKFIPNPFEDSAALASPRTLTGKQATHSVSQRASAAKSRLYKTGDLALYLPDGKIEYLERIDNQVKIRGFRIELGEIETILNEHSDVQTSCVIAREDTPGQQQLVAYVVPHLQVTLTINELRYSLTAKLPQYMIPQAFVVLESLPLMPNGKVNRRALPKPDLHSQPKDQFVAPRTSTEEILAQIWSQVLRVQQVGVHDNFFELGGDSILSIQIIIRARQAGLELTPKQLFTHQTIAKLATVTGTITEAQTEQGLVNCSSLETDNSTPNDFPLLQINQLELEQILSNL, from the coding sequence ATGAATAGAATTGTAAAAACAACTTACCCACTCTCATCTGGTCAAGAAGCAATATGGCTCATCCAGCAAATTGCTCCAGAGAATGTTGCTTATAATATATTCATTACTGCAAAAATTAATTCTTATTTAGATATTAATGTTGTCAATCGTGTATGGAAAAAAATTATTGAACACTATCCTATTCTTCAATCTACGTATACCATCCACAAAGGTAAACCCGTTCGAGAAATTAATCAACAACAGGAATTTAAAATTGAAGCAATAGATGCCAGTAACCAAAGTGAAGATGGCTTAAAAGAGAAAATATTTGCTGTAGCTGACCGACCTTTTAACTTAGAAAAAGATGCAGTTTTTAGAGTTAGTCTATTTACTCAATCAGCCAACAAACACGTTATGATGCTAACAATGCACCATATATCTAGCGATATGTGGTCTGTTGATTTACTATTCAGTGAATTTAGGTCTTTGTACACTACCGAAATTGAACAAGATAGCCAAGAGCATACAGAGACAGCCAATGATTTTTTGGAAAAAAATAAATCTTATACAGAATTTGTGCAATGGCAGTCAGAAATGCTATCGAGTTCCACAGGAGAAAAGCTTTGGCAATACTGGCAAAAAAAATTAGCTGGCGACTTACCAATTTTAAATTTGCTCACCGATAAACCCCGCCCCCTATTACAGACTTATCAAGGAGTATCATATATTTCAAAGCTAGATGAACAACTAATTCAAAAACTCAAACATCTAGCTCTATCCTTTGGAACAAGCTCTTATCAGATTCTGTTGACAGCATTTTACGTGCTACTTTATCGTTACACTAATCAAAAAGATATCCTCATAGGCAGCCCAATAAGAGGTCGGAAGGGTAAAGAATTCAAAAAGATTATCGGCTACTTCGTCAATCTAACAGTTTTACGAGTTTCTGTTGAGAAAAACGCCACATTCAACGAACTTTTCGCTAGAGTCAGCAAGACAGTTAGAGAAGCCCAAAAGTATCAAGATTACCCTTTTCCTCTTTTAGCAGAACAACTTCAACCGCATCGAGATCCCAGTCGTCCGCCTTTATGTCAAGTTATTTTTACTTGGCAAGCACAAAGTTGGTGTGAACCAAAAGAGAATTCATTGCACATTCAAGAACAAGTGCTTCAGATGGAGCCATACTTGCTCGGACAACGGGGTGCAGGTTTTGATCTGAATCTTATGGGGATGGAAGCTCAGGGAGAGTTACAACTCTGCTGGCAATACAACACTGACTTGTTTGAAGCTGCTACAATCATGCGTATGGCAGGGCATTTTGTGACCTTGCTTGAAGGTATTGTTGCTAATCCACAGGAGCAGATTTGGCAACTACCTCTACTGAGGGAAGTTGAGCAGCAGCAGTTACTGGTGGAGTGGAACGATACTTTTGTAGATTATCCTCAAGATAAGTGCATTCATCAGTTGTTTGACGAGCAGGTAAAGCGTACCCCTCATTCAATAGCAGTGATATTTGGAAATGAGCAACTGACTTACCACCAGTTAAATTGTCGCGCTAACCAGTTGGCTCACTACTTGAAGTCTTTGGGTGTGGGAGCGGATGTGCTAGTAGGGTTGTGTGTAGAACGTTCTTTAGAAATGGTGATAGGCATACTGGGGATACTCAAAGCAGGTGGTGCATATCTGCCTCTTGACCCAGATTATCCTACTGAACGCTTGAGCTTTATGCTAGAAGATGCTCAAGTAACAGTGCTGCTGACACAGCAGCAAACCTTGAACAAGTTGCCCCAGCACCAAGCACAGCTTGTATCTTTAGATACTGACTGGGCAGTAATTTATCAGTCAAGCCAGAAAAATGCCTTAGCGCAGCCTACCGTAGGTAGCGCACTTGTGCAAGCAGATAACTTAGCTTATGTGATTTATACTTCTGGTTCTACAGGTCAGCCAAAGGGAGTGATGCTTTCTCACCGCAATCTTTGCAACCATATGTTTTGGATGCAATCAACATTCCCTCTGACTGAAGAAGACAAAGTGCTACAGAAAACCCCCTTTAGTTTTGATGCCTCAGTTTGGGAATTTTACGCACCTTTGCTAGTAGGTGGACAGTTGTTATTAGCTCAACCAGGAGGTCATGCTGACCCCGCTTACCTGTTAAATTTAATTGCTCAACAACAGGTCACTACTGTTCAGTTTGTACCATCTTTATTACAAATACTGATAGAACAAGGAGGACTTGAAAATTGTCACTCCCTCAAACAAATCTTCTGCGGTGGTGAAGCTTTACCTGTTGCTTTGCAAAAGAGAGTGTTAAGTAATCTCAATGTGAACTTACACAATCTCTATGGGCCAACGGAAGCTTGTATTGATGCCACCTTCTGGACTTGCAAGGAAGGAATTGAGCGTCAAGTTGCCCCTATCGGCCGTCCAATAGCCAATACGCAAACCTACATTTTAGACGAGTATCTGCAACCATTACCCATTGGTGTACCTGGAGAACTGCACATTGGCGGTGCTGGATTAGCCAGAGGCTACTTCAACCGTCCTGAGTTGACAAAAGAAAAATTCATCCCTAATCCATTTGAGGATAGTGCAGCGTTAGCAAGTCCGCGTACCCTTACAGGGAAGCAAGCTACGCATAGCGTCTCGCAGAGAGCGTCGGCAGCAAAGAGTAGACTGTATAAAACTGGGGACTTAGCACTTTATTTACCAGATGGCAAAATTGAATACTTGGAACGTATTGATAATCAGGTAAAAATTCGGGGATTCCGTATTGAGTTGGGAGAAATTGAAACCATACTCAACGAACATAGCGATGTGCAGACATCTTGTGTAATTGCCCGCGAAGATACCCCAGGACAGCAGCAGTTGGTCGCTTACGTAGTACCACATCTACAAGTGACACTAACAATCAATGAACTGCGTTACTCCCTAACAGCAAAACTTCCACAGTACATGATTCCCCAGGCGTTTGTGGTGTTAGAGTCACTACCACTAATGCCCAACGGTAAAGTAAACCGCCGCGCACTACCAAAACCAGATTTACACAGCCAACCCAAAGACCAATTTGTTGCACCTCGCACCTCCACTGAAGAAATACTGGCACAAATTTGGTCACAAGTTCTCAGAGTACAGCAGGTAGGTGTACATGATAATTTCTTTGAGCTCGGTGGCGATTCCATCCTCAGTATTCAAATCATTATTAGAGCAAGGCAAGCGGGATTAGAACTGACTCCCAAGCAATTATTTACTCATCAAACTATCGCCAAATTAGCCACCGTGACAGGCACAATCACGGAAGCCCAAACAGAGCAAGGGTTGGTCAATTGTTCTTCTTTAGAAACTGATAATTCTACTCCAAATGATTTCCCGTTATTACAAATTAATCAATTAGAACTAGAACAAATATTATCAAATTTATGA
- a CDS encoding IS1634 family transposase, whose amino-acid sequence MNYQKEELESKNLDHLGIIAGIIDEIGIGEKLNEIFLIDSREKVNTGEVVKAIILNGLGFVSRPLYLFSQFFEDKAIEHLLGSGIKAEDLNDDKIGRVMDKLYKYGLTKLFLTIALEVVKKYGVSTKYSHLDSTSLHLHGKYNNYPNNLEKESGISRVNPIIITQAYSRDHRPDLKQCILDLIVSSDGDIPLFFRGASGNESDKAVFAQILVEYEKQIDFESIMVADSALYSESNLKLMSNMKWISRVPLSIKKAKNLVKAFTSKELKPSDIKGYSYQESKVSYGGIEQRWLLVESAERKKADLKKLTQKIQEEFLKISNQLVKLAQEEFEQESLAELKIQELVAKLKYHKISDLEITERLNKRQTGVYKLGGKVIEDQELISQNQNSCGRFILATNILKTTELESREILRIYKEQQSTERGFRFIKDPLFFADSLFVKNPERIETMMMLMALSLLVYNLGQRQLRTSLKTRKATVKNQLNKSTESPTLRWIFQCFQGIHFLITQGIYRILNLTEERCRILQFLPTACQKYYLLS is encoded by the coding sequence ATGAATTACCAAAAAGAAGAGTTGGAGAGTAAAAACTTAGATCACTTAGGAATAATAGCAGGAATAATAGATGAGATAGGAATAGGAGAAAAACTCAATGAGATATTTTTAATAGATAGTAGAGAGAAAGTTAATACAGGAGAAGTAGTCAAAGCAATCATTCTTAACGGACTAGGTTTTGTGTCGAGGCCATTGTATTTATTTTCTCAATTTTTTGAAGATAAAGCAATAGAGCATTTATTGGGTTCAGGGATTAAAGCAGAGGATTTAAATGATGATAAAATAGGCAGAGTAATGGATAAGCTGTACAAATATGGATTAACAAAATTATTTCTAACAATTGCATTAGAAGTAGTCAAGAAATATGGAGTATCAACTAAGTATTCCCATTTAGATTCAACATCATTGCATTTACATGGAAAGTATAATAATTACCCAAATAATCTAGAAAAAGAATCAGGAATAAGCCGAGTAAATCCTATTATAATCACACAGGCATATTCTCGTGACCATAGACCAGACTTAAAACAATGTATATTAGATTTAATAGTAAGTAGTGATGGAGATATACCTTTATTTTTTAGAGGAGCATCAGGAAATGAATCAGATAAAGCAGTATTCGCTCAAATCCTGGTGGAGTATGAAAAACAAATAGATTTTGAAAGTATAATGGTTGCTGATAGTGCATTATATAGTGAAAGTAATTTAAAATTAATGTCGAATATGAAATGGATAAGTCGAGTACCGTTATCCATTAAAAAAGCCAAAAATTTAGTTAAAGCCTTCACAAGTAAAGAACTGAAACCAAGTGACATCAAAGGATATAGCTATCAAGAATCAAAAGTATCTTATGGAGGAATAGAGCAAAGATGGTTATTAGTAGAAAGTGCAGAGAGAAAAAAAGCAGACTTAAAGAAACTAACCCAAAAAATCCAAGAAGAGTTCCTAAAAATTAGTAACCAGCTTGTGAAGTTAGCACAAGAAGAATTTGAACAAGAATCTTTAGCGGAATTAAAAATTCAAGAGTTAGTAGCCAAACTAAAATATCATAAAATATCAGATTTAGAAATTACCGAGAGATTAAATAAAAGGCAGACAGGAGTTTATAAATTAGGAGGTAAAGTCATAGAAGATCAGGAGCTAATCAGCCAAAATCAAAACTCTTGTGGTCGATTTATTTTAGCAACGAATATTTTAAAGACAACCGAATTAGAATCCAGAGAAATATTGAGAATATATAAAGAACAGCAATCTACAGAAAGAGGATTTAGATTTATCAAAGACCCGTTATTTTTCGCCGATAGTCTTTTTGTGAAAAATCCAGAAAGAATAGAGACAATGATGATGTTAATGGCATTGTCTCTTTTGGTTTATAATCTGGGACAAAGACAATTAAGAACCTCGTTAAAGACCCGAAAAGCGACAGTTAAAAATCAACTGAATAAATCCACAGAATCCCCTACTTTGCGTTGGATATTTCAATGTTTTCAAGGGATTCATTTTCTGATTACACAAGGAATTTATAGGATTCTTAACTTGACTGAGGAACGTTGTCGAATCTTACAATTCCTGCCTACAGCTTGTCAAAAGTATTATTTATTGTCTTAG
- a CDS encoding AAA-like domain-containing protein yields MEIDLAMRYQVGGSLKYDDSTYIVRQADEQLYTGLKTGDFCYVFKCHQIGKSSLLHQTIHHLEKENHICVYLNLALLGTNQITPIQWYKDIIFSLFHKLNLTERINFESWWEQQSELDPVQRLYKFVEQVLLRKVQNNRIFIFIDNINSVLSLNFPVNDFLIWIRYCYEQQAHNPSFQRLVFALFGVASPSNLIVDRHRNPFKIGQAIKLCDFQLHEAMLLLEGLEEVVTQPQAILQYIIHWTRGQPFLTQKLCQLVVQVALENYKRTITIPNGAEGYWIEQLVRSRIIQHWEFQDEPEHLRTIRDRLLFDEHKAGKLLKIYQQVLQVEELRNRNPIENLIPADNSEEQTQLLLSGLIGNYNGYLRVKNPIYRSVFTPQWISRQLENLPFSW; encoded by the coding sequence ATGGAAATTGACTTGGCTATGAGATATCAGGTCGGTGGTAGCCTGAAGTATGATGACTCTACATATATTGTCCGTCAAGCAGACGAACAACTTTATACTGGATTAAAAACAGGAGATTTTTGTTATGTCTTCAAGTGCCACCAAATAGGCAAATCATCTCTACTACACCAGACTATTCATCATTTAGAAAAAGAAAATCATATATGTGTTTATCTGAATTTAGCTCTATTAGGTACTAATCAAATTACACCTATACAATGGTATAAGGACATTATTTTCAGCTTGTTTCACAAGTTAAATCTGACAGAGCGAATCAACTTTGAAAGTTGGTGGGAGCAACAATCAGAGCTTGATCCTGTACAACGACTGTATAAATTTGTTGAACAGGTGTTGCTGAGAAAAGTCCAAAATAATCGCATTTTCATCTTTATCGATAATATTAATAGCGTGCTAAGTTTGAATTTTCCGGTCAACGATTTTTTGATCTGGATTCGTTACTGTTATGAGCAGCAAGCACACAACCCAAGTTTTCAACGCTTGGTTTTTGCTTTGTTTGGTGTAGCTAGTCCATCTAACCTAATTGTTGATCGACATCGAAATCCCTTTAAGATTGGTCAAGCAATTAAGTTATGTGACTTTCAATTACATGAAGCTATGCTCCTACTTGAAGGTTTAGAAGAAGTAGTCACCCAGCCACAGGCAATATTGCAGTATATTATTCATTGGACAAGAGGACAGCCGTTTCTCACGCAAAAGCTTTGTCAGTTAGTTGTGCAAGTTGCTTTGGAAAATTATAAAAGAACGATTACTATACCGAACGGTGCTGAAGGATATTGGATAGAACAATTGGTGCGATCGCGCATTATTCAACATTGGGAATTCCAAGATGAACCTGAACACCTCCGTACCATAAGAGATCGCTTACTTTTTGACGAACACAAAGCAGGAAAGTTATTAAAAATTTATCAACAGGTGTTACAAGTAGAGGAACTAAGGAATAGGAACCCGATAGAGAACTTGATACCAGCCGATAATAGTGAAGAACAGACGCAACTATTGCTATCTGGTTTGATAGGAAATTATAACGGCTATCTGAGAGTTAAAAATCCGATCTACCGGAGTGTTTTTACTCCTCAATGGATATCAAGACAGTTAGAAAATCTTCCCTTTTCTTGGTAG
- a CDS encoding AAA-like domain-containing protein — protein MYKNKRTRGVVLTSTGIKRLQSAILSVEIVENKGEHLSLEKISSRIHVSSRTLSKLWSLSESVDQKTIKLCFSAFNLELHSEDYTIVNKANETETSELLSITNIEENLSQRSELTSFVEEHHTQTEQIENLWSYPDGPVPLDSHFYIERPPLERKVYREITTGGCVIRIRSPKQMGKSSLVLRLCAFAHKLGYQTVNLNCYQFDSECLTDLNQLLRRLCWKIATGLGIDPNLKEKWNEEIGYNLSSGLYLENYLLDQCQSPVVLVLNEVDRFFEYPYICQDFFALLRSWCEEARHNPNWQKLRLIMVYSTEDYISMDINLSPFNIGLPIRLNDFTQPQVEDLARRYGLDSFKAKDFAKLMSLVGGHPALIQISLYYLCSQEMTLQEIIEDAIASGGIYRYHLWRHWLKLQENPRLAKTFAEILAAKQDISLNPIDTYKLEGLGLIRFESDRILPRCELYRAYFAKQLSTIV, from the coding sequence ATGTATAAAAATAAACGCACACGAGGAGTTGTACTAACTTCCACAGGAATTAAACGGTTACAATCAGCAATTCTTTCTGTGGAGATAGTAGAAAATAAAGGCGAACACTTGAGTTTAGAAAAAATAAGCTCGCGCATTCATGTTTCTAGTAGAACTTTGAGTAAATTATGGTCTTTAAGTGAAAGTGTAGATCAAAAAACTATAAAACTCTGCTTTAGCGCTTTTAATCTAGAATTACACAGCGAAGACTACACCATAGTCAATAAAGCAAATGAGACTGAAACATCTGAATTATTGTCTATTACAAATATAGAAGAAAATTTATCTCAACGTTCCGAATTAACCTCATTTGTCGAAGAACATCACACACAAACTGAACAGATAGAAAATCTTTGGTCATACCCGGATGGCCCCGTACCTTTAGATTCTCACTTTTATATTGAACGTCCTCCACTAGAGAGAAAAGTTTATCGGGAAATAACTACTGGTGGCTGCGTGATTCGGATTAGGTCTCCCAAACAGATGGGTAAAAGTTCTCTTGTGTTGCGGCTTTGTGCCTTTGCACACAAACTTGGGTATCAGACTGTGAATCTGAATTGCTACCAATTCGATAGTGAGTGTCTAACTGATTTAAATCAACTGTTGCGTCGTCTTTGCTGGAAAATTGCAACAGGGTTAGGTATTGACCCCAACCTCAAGGAAAAGTGGAATGAAGAAATTGGCTACAACTTGAGTAGCGGCTTGTATTTAGAAAACTATTTGCTCGATCAATGTCAAAGCCCAGTGGTTTTAGTGTTGAATGAAGTTGACCGTTTTTTTGAATATCCTTACATTTGCCAAGATTTTTTTGCTTTGTTGCGGTCATGGTGTGAGGAAGCACGACACAATCCCAACTGGCAAAAGCTGAGGTTAATAATGGTTTACTCAACCGAAGACTACATCTCTATGGATATTAACCTCTCTCCTTTTAATATTGGTCTACCTATTCGTCTGAATGATTTTACTCAACCACAAGTAGAAGATTTAGCTAGGCGGTATGGTTTAGACTCGTTTAAAGCTAAAGATTTTGCCAAACTGATGTCATTAGTAGGAGGACATCCAGCACTAATTCAGATTAGTTTGTACTATCTTTGCTCTCAAGAAATGACCCTACAAGAAATAATAGAGGATGCGATCGCCAGTGGTGGCATCTACCGATATCATTTATGGCGACACTGGCTCAAACTGCAAGAAAATCCTAGACTGGCAAAGACCTTTGCTGAAATTCTGGCAGCAAAGCAAGATATTTCTCTTAATCCTATTGACACTTACAAGCTTGAAGGTTTGGGATTAATTCGCTTTGAGAGCGATCGCATCTTACCGCGTTGCGAACTCTACCGCGCCTATTTTGCAAAACAGCTATCGACAATTGTTTGA
- a CDS encoding AAA-like domain-containing protein, giving the protein MKYQVGGSLRSDDPTYVTRQADEQVYASLKAGNFCYVFNSRQMGKSSLLQRTSYRLKEEGHSCVYLDMTRLGIEDTTPDQWYKGIIISLLYSLKLASQIDFQHWWEMQAGISSVQKLQLFVEDILLPNLKSDSLRDGKAKCIFIFIDEIDSLLSLSFPINDFFAWIRQCYNLRPHNSNFERLGFALFGVASPSDLIADKRRTPFNLGKAIELQGFGLDEATPLLLGLEEVVSQPQAILQEVIYWTGGQPFLTQKLCDLITQVAFETRGKITLPPGIEVLWVEQLVLKQIIQNWQSQDEPEHLRTIRDRLLFDEQQAGRLLGIYQQVLLAEDAIEQGSRGARGQASGGEEFSSLPLHSVPSDDSREQTQLLLSGLVERHNGYLKIKNPIYRNVFNAQSLTV; this is encoded by the coding sequence ATGAAATATCAAGTAGGGGGTAGTCTCCGCAGTGACGACCCCACATACGTTACGCGTCAGGCAGATGAACAAGTCTATGCCAGTTTGAAAGCTGGCAATTTCTGTTATGTCTTCAACTCCCGTCAGATGGGCAAGTCATCGTTACTACAACGCACAAGTTATCGTCTTAAAGAAGAAGGGCATAGTTGTGTTTACTTAGATATGACTCGCTTGGGTATTGAAGATACTACACCAGATCAATGGTACAAAGGCATTATTATCAGCTTATTATATAGTTTAAAATTAGCGTCACAAATTGACTTTCAGCATTGGTGGGAAATGCAAGCAGGTATTTCCTCAGTGCAAAAACTACAGCTATTTGTTGAAGATATCTTACTACCAAATCTCAAAAGTGATTCTCTGCGAGACGGCAAAGCCAAATGCATTTTCATATTTATTGATGAGATTGATAGCCTGCTAAGTTTAAGTTTCCCAATTAACGACTTTTTTGCTTGGATTCGTCAGTGCTATAATCTACGGCCGCATAACTCAAACTTTGAACGCTTGGGATTTGCACTATTTGGTGTAGCTAGTCCCTCCGACTTGATTGCTGATAAACGCCGCACGCCCTTTAACCTTGGTAAAGCAATTGAGTTACAGGGCTTTGGATTGGATGAGGCCACGCCCTTGCTTCTAGGATTAGAAGAAGTAGTCAGTCAACCACAAGCAATACTGCAAGAGGTTATTTATTGGACAGGCGGACAACCCTTTCTGACACAAAAACTCTGTGACTTAATTACTCAAGTAGCCTTTGAAACTAGAGGGAAGATTACCCTGCCTCCAGGTATAGAAGTATTGTGGGTAGAGCAATTAGTGCTTAAGCAGATTATTCAAAATTGGCAGTCACAAGACGAACCCGAACATTTGCGTACTATTCGCGATCGCCTCTTATTCGACGAACAACAGGCAGGGCGGTTGTTGGGTATTTATCAACAGGTATTGCTTGCAGAAGATGCTATTGAGCAGGGGAGCAGGGGAGCAAGGGGGCAGGCGAGCGGCGGAGAAGAGTTTTCCTCTTTGCCTCTTCATTCTGTTCCAAGTGATGATAGTCGAGAACAGACACAACTGTTATTGTCCGGTTTAGTAGAGAGACATAACGGCTATCTCAAAATTAAAAATCCTATCTATCGGAATGTTTTTAATGCCCAATCCCTGACTGTCTAA
- a CDS encoding DUF5674 family protein gives MILLLRERATPEQLEQMLQEHKFYIKTAVDIERRVLVGGGDLHYDCEQALLGDGSRQETIWAASFMPVTQKMIFESIVNLRPRQNKSMEILDSNIRERVAQIIIEFLGNL, from the coding sequence ATGATTTTGCTGTTACGCGAACGCGCTACCCCGGAACAACTTGAACAAATGCTCCAAGAACACAAGTTCTACATTAAAACCGCAGTCGATATCGAGCGTCGGGTGTTGGTTGGTGGTGGTGATTTGCACTATGACTGCGAACAGGCTCTTTTAGGTGATGGTAGTCGGCAAGAAACTATCTGGGCAGCAAGCTTTATGCCTGTGACTCAAAAGATGATTTTTGAATCGATTGTCAATCTCCGCCCCCGGCAAAATAAATCAATGGAGATATTGGACTCTAATATTAGAGAAAGGGTCGCTCAAATCATTATCGAATTCCTGGGAAATTTATGA